Genomic window (Bacillus vallismortis):
GATTCGGATTTCAAGCAGACTGTATACCAGTTATCCAATGCAGCAGCAAGTAAATATGATTAAAAAATTTTTATATGCAGATGCTGAGGATTGATAACTATTTATATTAAAAATGAAAAAACAGCGGGAAAAGGTCCGCTGTTTCGTATTTTTCATTCAGGAAACTGTACATGGCCCGGTACTGTATATGCATTGGACGTTCCGCTTTCAGGCAGCTTCGGAATGGTGTCTTTCACAACCTTTCCGCGGATGTCCGTCATTCTGACTTTGAGAGAGCCTGTCCCTACATTGGTACTGACAAAATGGTTATAGTCCATTTTTTCCATGTTGACCCACTTTCCATCTTTAGCATATTCCATTTTCATAACAGGATACTTGTGGTTTCTGACTTGGATTGCAGCCCACCACCTGCTGCTTCCTTCTTTGATCCTGTACGTGAAATTCCCTGTGATTGGGGCTTTGACAACACGCCATTTGATGTTGATTTTTCCATCTTTCATATTGCCGATTTTACGGAAAGCATTAGGTGACAGATCAAGAGCTCCCTGAGCGCCTTCAGGATACAGATCGGTAACGTAGACCATTGTTTTTCCTTTTGGCCCCTCGACTTCCAAATAAGAGCCTGCGAGTGCCGCTTTCACTCCCCCGTAATTGAGATCTGCCGGATTGATTGCAGCAATCTCCATATCGGAAGGAATGGGATCCAGCAGGAAAGCTCCTCCTGAATAACCCGACCCTGTATACGTTGCATAGCCTTCATGCAGGTCGTCATATGCCGCCGAAGCTTGCGGGGAAAAATAAAGGATCATCAACAAAACCACGCTAACAAATGCACTGATTTTCTTTTTCATACATGACCTCCTCAATCCAGACTTTAAATGAGAATCATTATCATTATAAGACTCAATCCATCTGGTTTGAAAGAGGAAATAGATTCATAGATGGTTTTCATACATAATCACTATCATTCCTATATCAAAGGAAGCGTTTTATGAAAAAACCAATACGAATGAATGAGTATGCACATCAGCCGAATTTCTTATTTTAT
Coding sequences:
- a CDS encoding expansin EXLX1 family cellulose-binding protein, whose translation is MKKKISAFVSVVLLMILYFSPQASAAYDDLHEGYATYTGSGYSGGAFLLDPIPSDMEIAAINPADLNYGGVKAALAGSYLEVEGPKGKTMVYVTDLYPEGAQGALDLSPNAFRKIGNMKDGKINIKWRVVKAPITGNFTYRIKEGSSRWWAAIQVRNHKYPVMKMEYAKDGKWVNMEKMDYNHFVSTNVGTGSLKVRMTDIRGKVVKDTIPKLPESGTSNAYTVPGHVQFPE